Proteins encoded within one genomic window of Rhododendron vialii isolate Sample 1 chromosome 1a, ASM3025357v1:
- the LOC131307542 gene encoding protein FAR1-RELATED SEQUENCE 5-like — protein MELVSLDDVEVDDMETPENVVEGLKTPIIGMYFETIEEARNYYERYGQENGFWIRTRASSKGRNRSNEVTKVLFVCVKEGKYLAKKQQESVVEENDKTDEEEKAIPKKRDRRCSTVKCECKAHLRIMHDKWNCKWKVTSFDENHNHQLVTPCKRTKMKSNRNMPKAVKDLTEVFHEENIGISKVPSIFGGEYMGFDNRDCYNHLRNVRHRDLDCGDAQSVLDYFRNKQAHNPQFFYAIQCDESGRAVNFFWVDSRSRMAYHYFGDVVTFDTTYRTNKYDMPFAPFTGVNHHMQSIQYGCALLQDETEVTFEWLFRAWLDAMGGRPPTSIITDQDLGMKGAIAKVFPNTRHRLCLWHIKKKFVEKLSQVYYKRSKFKKDMKKCIKETYKKEDFEERWRLLMKENGLESNEWLQGLFDIRESWVPVYNRGTFFAGMNTTGRSEGINSFFDGFVTHTSNLKEFVVKYEKALKRIVKRENDEDFESEHKFRIVNDHEFLLKHVAKVYTRNAFNKFKDEWSKVFHYKIENERNANGFQSFVVKSKDDELEKFEVTLDSQTYECKCECQQFEFVGILCAHILKVFVRLDIDEIPEHFILPRWRQRANKFRIIDSQGLVHDDGKEESEALRLSHMCQEATKLACLAASSNEAYTIFIEGMNDLFKKIQEVSKVSPIEISAEKDNEKFTEPSPSQILLLDPNISICKGRKKDVKGKATTTQCERLKSGIEVSLNKKKRKCHMCFQFGHDKRTCPSNPMSKTNKDFEEDAEGSDSDQEDVSNCSK, from the exons ATGGAGTTAGTGAGTTTAGATGACGTTGAAGTAGATGATATGGAGACTCCAGAAAACGTCGTGGAAGGGTTAAAAACACCGATAATTGGGATGTATTTTGAGACAATTGAAGAAGCACGAAATTACTATGAACGTTATGGTCAAGAAAATGGATTTTGGATTCGTACTCGGGCTTCAAGCAAAGGACGAAACCGATCGAATGAAGTCACCAAGGTGCTATTTGTTTGCGTAAAAGAAGGAAAGTATCTTGCGAAAAAGCAGCAAGAGAGTGTTGTGGAGGAGAATGATAAGACAGACGAAGAGGAGAAAGCGATACCAAAGAAAAGAGATAGACGTTGTTCAACCGTTAAATGTGAATGCAAGGCTCATTTGCGAATTATGCATGACAAATGGAATTGCAAATGGAAAGTAACAAGTTTCGATGAAAATCACAACCACCAACTAGTGACTCCATGTAAGAGAACCAAAATGAAGTCAAATCGGAACATGCCCAAAGCAGTTAAGGATTTGACTGAGGTATTTCATGAAGAAAATATAGGAATTTCGAAAGTTCCTTCAATTTTTGGTGGTGAGTACATGGGCTTTGATAATAGGGATTGCTACAATCACTTGAGGAATGTGAGGCATAGAGACCTAGATTGCGGGGATGCACAGTCAGTTCTTGACTACTTTAGGAACAAACAAGCGCATAatcctcaatttttttatgcGATTCAATGTGATGAAAGTGGGAGggcagttaattttttttgggtggattcTCGATCTCGCATGGCATACCATTATTTTGGAGATGTGGTTACATTTGACACAACATATCGGACAAATAAGTATGATATGCCTTTCGCACCATTTACAGGAGTAAACCATCACATGCAGTCGATACAGTATGGATGTGCACTTTTACAAGACGAGACAGAGGTGACGTTTGAATGGTTGTTTCGGGCATGGCTTGACGCTATGGGAGGACGTCCTCCAACTTCTATCATCACTGACCAAGACTTGGGAATGAAAGGAGCTATTGCCAAAGTCTTTCCCAACACCCGTCATCGTTTATGTCTTTGGCATATCAAgaagaaatttgttgaaaagTTGTCACAAGTGTACTACAAGAGATCGAAATTCAAGAAGGATATGAAAAAATGTATTAAGGAGACATACAAGAAAGAGGATTTTGAAGAGAGATGGAGGTTATTGATGAAGGAAAATGGGTTAGAAAGCAACGAATGGCTTCAAGGGTTGTTTGATATTCGTGAATCATGGGTACCCGTTTATAATCGTGGTACATTCTTTGCCGGTATGAATACTACTGGACGTAGTGAGGGCATCAACTCATTTTTTGATGGTTTTGTAACTCACACTTCAAATCTCAAAGAATTTGTGGTAAAGTATGAGAAAGCCTTGAAGAGGAttgtgaaaagggaaaatgatgaagattttgaGTCCGAACACAAGTTTCGGATTGTTAATGACCATGAATTTTTGTTGAAGCATGTGGCAAAAGTGTATACTAGAAACGCCTTCAACAAGTTCAAGGATGAATGGAGTAAAGTCTTTCActacaaaattgaaaatgaaagaaatgccAATGGTTTTCAATCTTTCGTAGTGAAGTCAAAAGATGATGAACTTGAAAAGTTTGAGGTGACATTGGATTCGCAAACCTATGAGTGTAAGTGTGAATGCCAACAATTTGAGTTTGTTGGGATATTGTGTGCGCACATTTTGAAAGTGTTTGTCCGACTAGACATTGATGAAATACCGGAACACTTTATTCTTCCACGATGGAGGCAAAGGGCCAACAAATTTAGGATAATTGATTCCCAAGGATTGGTGCATGACGACGGCAAAGAAGAATCTGAGGCGTTAAGGCTTAGCCATATGTGTCAAGAAGCTACAAAATTGGCTTGTTTGGCCGCCTCATCAAATGAGGCAtacacaatttttattgaaggtATGAATGATTTATTCAAGAAGATCCAAGAAGTTTCTAAGGTGTCTCCAATTGAAATTTCTGCTGAAAAAGATAACGAGAAATTTACCGAGCCGTCGCCGTCTCAGATATTGCTTTTGGATCCGAACATCTCAATTTGCAAGGGTAGGAAAAAGGATGTCAAGGGCAAAGCCACTACTACACAGTGTGAAAGATTGAAAAGCGGTATTGAGGTGTCAttaaataagaagaaaagaaagtgtcACATGTGCTTTCAATTTGGACATGATAAGAGAACTTGTCCTTCAAATCCAATGAGTAAAACTAACAAAG ACTTTGAAGAGGATGCTGAAGGCTCAGATAGTGACCAAGAGGACGTCTCAAATTGCTCTAAATGA
- the LOC131307554 gene encoding GRF1-interacting factor 2-like isoform X2, translating into MQQPPQMLPSFPPLTTDQIQKQPQQMLPSFPPLTTDQIQKYLEENKKLILAILENQNLGKLAECAQYQAQLQKNLMYLAAIADAQPQAPTMPAQMAPHPAMQAGGFYMPHPQAAAMGQQSGLFPQRPPLQFNSPHQLQEHLQQQQQHQHQQQQQQLHQHHQQAMQGQMGMRSGGANNGMHPPHAEAAHGGVSGGVPPPSDARGGSKQDASEARTPGTRGPGSSGAGHGGGGDGDLSHTKGTDEAK; encoded by the exons ATGCAGCAACCACCGCAGATGCTTCCTTCGTTCCCCCCTCTCACCACCGACCAGATTCAAAAG CAACCACAACAGATGCTTCCTTCGTTTCCCCCTCTCACCACCGACCAGATTCAAAAG TATCTTGAAGAGaacaagaaattgattttggcaattTTGGAGAACCAAAACCTTGGAAAGCTTGCCGAATGCGCCCA GTACCAGGCTCAACTTCAAAAGAATTTGATGTATTTAGCTGCAATTGCTGATGCCCAGCCACAGGCACCGACAATGCCTGCCCAG ATGGCTCCACATCCTGCAATGCAAGCAGGAGGGTTTTATATGCCGCACCCGCAAGCAGCAGCTATGGGTCAGCAATCAGGGTTATTTCCCCAGAGGCCTCCGTTGCAATTCAATAGCCCACACCAATTGCAAGAACACCTGCAGCAACAGCAACAGCACCAgcaccagcagcagcagcagcagctacaCCAACACCACCAGCAAGCCATGCAAGGGCAAATGGGTATGAGATCCGGAGGAGCCAACAATGGCATGCACCCACCGCACGCTGAGGCCGCTCATGGGGGTGTTAGCGGTGGAGTACCGCCACCGAGTGATGCACGTGGAGGAAGCAAGCAAGATGCCTCTGAAGCTAGGACACCTGGCACTCGTGGCCCAGGGAGCTCAGGTGCtgggcatggtggtggtggtgatggagacTTATCCCACACAAAGGGTACAGATGAGGCCAAGTGA
- the LOC131307554 gene encoding GRF1-interacting factor 3-like isoform X1 has product MQQPPQMLPSFPPLTTDQIQKQPQQMLPSFPPLTTDQIQKYLEENKKLILAILENQNLGKLAECAQYQAQLQKNLMYLAAIADAQPQAPTMPAQVPPQMAPHPAMQAGGFYMPHPQAAAMGQQSGLFPQRPPLQFNSPHQLQEHLQQQQQHQHQQQQQQLHQHHQQAMQGQMGMRSGGANNGMHPPHAEAAHGGVSGGVPPPSDARGGSKQDASEARTPGTRGPGSSGAGHGGGGDGDLSHTKGTDEAK; this is encoded by the exons ATGCAGCAACCACCGCAGATGCTTCCTTCGTTCCCCCCTCTCACCACCGACCAGATTCAAAAG CAACCACAACAGATGCTTCCTTCGTTTCCCCCTCTCACCACCGACCAGATTCAAAAG TATCTTGAAGAGaacaagaaattgattttggcaattTTGGAGAACCAAAACCTTGGAAAGCTTGCCGAATGCGCCCA GTACCAGGCTCAACTTCAAAAGAATTTGATGTATTTAGCTGCAATTGCTGATGCCCAGCCACAGGCACCGACAATGCCTGCCCAGGTTCCTCCCCAG ATGGCTCCACATCCTGCAATGCAAGCAGGAGGGTTTTATATGCCGCACCCGCAAGCAGCAGCTATGGGTCAGCAATCAGGGTTATTTCCCCAGAGGCCTCCGTTGCAATTCAATAGCCCACACCAATTGCAAGAACACCTGCAGCAACAGCAACAGCACCAgcaccagcagcagcagcagcagctacaCCAACACCACCAGCAAGCCATGCAAGGGCAAATGGGTATGAGATCCGGAGGAGCCAACAATGGCATGCACCCACCGCACGCTGAGGCCGCTCATGGGGGTGTTAGCGGTGGAGTACCGCCACCGAGTGATGCACGTGGAGGAAGCAAGCAAGATGCCTCTGAAGCTAGGACACCTGGCACTCGTGGCCCAGGGAGCTCAGGTGCtgggcatggtggtggtggtgatggagacTTATCCCACACAAAGGGTACAGATGAGGCCAAGTGA
- the LOC131307554 gene encoding GRF1-interacting factor 2-like isoform X4, which produces MQQPPQMLPSFPPLTTDQIQKYLEENKKLILAILENQNLGKLAECAQYQAQLQKNLMYLAAIADAQPQAPTMPAQMAPHPAMQAGGFYMPHPQAAAMGQQSGLFPQRPPLQFNSPHQLQEHLQQQQQHQHQQQQQQLHQHHQQAMQGQMGMRSGGANNGMHPPHAEAAHGGVSGGVPPPSDARGGSKQDASEARTPGTRGPGSSGAGHGGGGDGDLSHTKGTDEAK; this is translated from the exons ATGCAGCAACCACCGCAGATGCTTCCTTCGTTCCCCCCTCTCACCACCGACCAGATTCAAAAG TATCTTGAAGAGaacaagaaattgattttggcaattTTGGAGAACCAAAACCTTGGAAAGCTTGCCGAATGCGCCCA GTACCAGGCTCAACTTCAAAAGAATTTGATGTATTTAGCTGCAATTGCTGATGCCCAGCCACAGGCACCGACAATGCCTGCCCAG ATGGCTCCACATCCTGCAATGCAAGCAGGAGGGTTTTATATGCCGCACCCGCAAGCAGCAGCTATGGGTCAGCAATCAGGGTTATTTCCCCAGAGGCCTCCGTTGCAATTCAATAGCCCACACCAATTGCAAGAACACCTGCAGCAACAGCAACAGCACCAgcaccagcagcagcagcagcagctacaCCAACACCACCAGCAAGCCATGCAAGGGCAAATGGGTATGAGATCCGGAGGAGCCAACAATGGCATGCACCCACCGCACGCTGAGGCCGCTCATGGGGGTGTTAGCGGTGGAGTACCGCCACCGAGTGATGCACGTGGAGGAAGCAAGCAAGATGCCTCTGAAGCTAGGACACCTGGCACTCGTGGCCCAGGGAGCTCAGGTGCtgggcatggtggtggtggtgatggagacTTATCCCACACAAAGGGTACAGATGAGGCCAAGTGA
- the LOC131307554 gene encoding GRF1-interacting factor 3-like isoform X3, which produces MQQPPQMLPSFPPLTTDQIQKYLEENKKLILAILENQNLGKLAECAQYQAQLQKNLMYLAAIADAQPQAPTMPAQVPPQMAPHPAMQAGGFYMPHPQAAAMGQQSGLFPQRPPLQFNSPHQLQEHLQQQQQHQHQQQQQQLHQHHQQAMQGQMGMRSGGANNGMHPPHAEAAHGGVSGGVPPPSDARGGSKQDASEARTPGTRGPGSSGAGHGGGGDGDLSHTKGTDEAK; this is translated from the exons ATGCAGCAACCACCGCAGATGCTTCCTTCGTTCCCCCCTCTCACCACCGACCAGATTCAAAAG TATCTTGAAGAGaacaagaaattgattttggcaattTTGGAGAACCAAAACCTTGGAAAGCTTGCCGAATGCGCCCA GTACCAGGCTCAACTTCAAAAGAATTTGATGTATTTAGCTGCAATTGCTGATGCCCAGCCACAGGCACCGACAATGCCTGCCCAGGTTCCTCCCCAG ATGGCTCCACATCCTGCAATGCAAGCAGGAGGGTTTTATATGCCGCACCCGCAAGCAGCAGCTATGGGTCAGCAATCAGGGTTATTTCCCCAGAGGCCTCCGTTGCAATTCAATAGCCCACACCAATTGCAAGAACACCTGCAGCAACAGCAACAGCACCAgcaccagcagcagcagcagcagctacaCCAACACCACCAGCAAGCCATGCAAGGGCAAATGGGTATGAGATCCGGAGGAGCCAACAATGGCATGCACCCACCGCACGCTGAGGCCGCTCATGGGGGTGTTAGCGGTGGAGTACCGCCACCGAGTGATGCACGTGGAGGAAGCAAGCAAGATGCCTCTGAAGCTAGGACACCTGGCACTCGTGGCCCAGGGAGCTCAGGTGCtgggcatggtggtggtggtgatggagacTTATCCCACACAAAGGGTACAGATGAGGCCAAGTGA
- the LOC131307554 gene encoding GRF1-interacting factor 3-like isoform X5, which yields MQQPQQMLPSFPPLTTDQIQKYLEENKKLILAILENQNLGKLAECAQYQAQLQKNLMYLAAIADAQPQAPTMPAQVPPQMAPHPAMQAGGFYMPHPQAAAMGQQSGLFPQRPPLQFNSPHQLQEHLQQQQQHQHQQQQQQLHQHHQQAMQGQMGMRSGGANNGMHPPHAEAAHGGVSGGVPPPSDARGGSKQDASEARTPGTRGPGSSGAGHGGGGDGDLSHTKGTDEAK from the exons ATGCAGCAACCACAACAGATGCTTCCTTCGTTTCCCCCTCTCACCACCGACCAGATTCAAAAG TATCTTGAAGAGaacaagaaattgattttggcaattTTGGAGAACCAAAACCTTGGAAAGCTTGCCGAATGCGCCCA GTACCAGGCTCAACTTCAAAAGAATTTGATGTATTTAGCTGCAATTGCTGATGCCCAGCCACAGGCACCGACAATGCCTGCCCAGGTTCCTCCCCAG ATGGCTCCACATCCTGCAATGCAAGCAGGAGGGTTTTATATGCCGCACCCGCAAGCAGCAGCTATGGGTCAGCAATCAGGGTTATTTCCCCAGAGGCCTCCGTTGCAATTCAATAGCCCACACCAATTGCAAGAACACCTGCAGCAACAGCAACAGCACCAgcaccagcagcagcagcagcagctacaCCAACACCACCAGCAAGCCATGCAAGGGCAAATGGGTATGAGATCCGGAGGAGCCAACAATGGCATGCACCCACCGCACGCTGAGGCCGCTCATGGGGGTGTTAGCGGTGGAGTACCGCCACCGAGTGATGCACGTGGAGGAAGCAAGCAAGATGCCTCTGAAGCTAGGACACCTGGCACTCGTGGCCCAGGGAGCTCAGGTGCtgggcatggtggtggtggtgatggagacTTATCCCACACAAAGGGTACAGATGAGGCCAAGTGA